The genomic segment TTTCTAGCTCACAACTTCCACCATTACATTCGTCCAGATAATACAAAATGGAGAGGTCATAGTCATTCAAGAGCTCAATCCATCTACACTGCCTCAATTAAGGTCTTTCCtgctcaaaatataataaaaactcATGTGATCCATAAAGATCTCACAATGAACTCCGTACAAGTAGTACCTCCAAATCTTATGCGTAAAAACTACTgctaccaactccaaatcatgagtaaTGTAGTTGTGCTTGTGCACCTTATGTCTCCTTGACACATATGGAATAACACGACCCTACTGCATTAAAATATAATCCAAACCAACTCTGGATGCattacaatatattttaaacCCCTCATCCTCAACTTGAAAAGTCAGAATAAGAGCGGTGGTTAGAAACTCCTTGAGATTTAGAAAGCTCGCCATACACTCATTGCACCACTCAAAGGGGAAATCCAAGGTAGTCGGCCTAGTCAACTCCTATGTTATAAAATGAAAGTCCCCGATGAACCATTTGTTGTAGCCTATCAACCCAACAAAACTCAGAATATCTATCCAGAGGTGGGCCTAGCCCAATCTCAGCTAACTCAATCATTGTTGGGTCCACCATAATCCCTTCCTCGGACACCACGTGacccaagaatgccacaaactcaagACAAAAATTGCACTTTGAGACTTGACATAAAGTCATTGATATCTGAAACTTTGGATcacaatcctcaaatgttgTTTGTGCTTCACCCTATAACGGGAGTATATAATAATGTCATTGATGAAcacaataacaaatgagtctaTAAAAGGCCTGAACACATGCGTTATCAAATCCAAGAACATCGTTGAGGCATTGGTCAACACAAAATACATCACCATGTACTTTTTATTACCGCAACAAGTCTTGCAAGCTGTGTTAGGGATGTCCTCcaccctaatcctcaactgatAGTAATTGAATCTCATATTAATCTTAGAAAACatagtggcaccctgaagcttaTAAAAAAGTCATCAATACGAGACATTGGGTACTTATTCTTCATTGTTATCCTATTCAACTGCATGTAATCATTACACATCCACACAGACCcatctttttctttataaataagACATGACCACCCGAAGGTGAGACACTCACTCTAATAAAGCCCTTACCCAGAAGATCCTAAAGTTGAATATTGAGCTTTTTAAGCTTAATTAGTGCCATACAGTAGAATGTAATAGAAATGGGACAAGTGCCCTACTCAAAGTCAGTAGCACTCAAAGAAGGCTAAGAAGGTTCGTAGGAAACACGTCTGTGAACTCTCTTACAACGGGAACCAAATCGACTTCAGGGCCCTTTCTACTAACATCACAAACAAATGTAAAATTGGCCAAGCACCCACTGGATACTAACCTCTAGCCCCTAACATAAGAAATGATCCTAGTCGGTGTGTGGCTACCAGAACTATTCCACACAATTAAGGGAATACTAGGCATGGCTATAGGTAAGGGGATAAGAAGTACATGCctaaaataacatcaaagtcaaGTATTTCAGGAAATATAAGGTCAACCCATGTTTCACACTCCTAAACTGTCACCACACAGGCTCTACAAACcttatccactactaaagaatcaCCGATGAGAGTCGATACACCCAATGAAACTAAGGACTTAGAATGCAACTCCAACCGAGGACTAAAATAAGTAGATAAATACAAATAAGTAGAGcctagatttaaaaaaaaaagcaaaggTCGGAAGACGACAAATTGAGATCGTACCTACATTCCCTGAATTTTAAGCCTCAGCCTCCGACctaccaggaaccacaaaaaAATGCCCACGTCCACTATCAGATTGGCTTTAGATCTCTCACCTATTGTACCTATCTAAGTACCTCTTCGAGCACCTATCGGACAACCCCTACGACCTTGAACAACGCCTTTACTTGCAGGAACCACAACCCTGCACCTAGGACAATCTCTAACATAGTGGCTGTTGGGAAAGGCAAGGCACTAACAAGAATGCCCGACATGATAACAACGGAATAATACTCAAGTctaaactttccctttcaatttgaaccaagagaagacaaactaaatcaaacaatatgaagaatggacatcaagtatatcaaccaaactaaaataataagaCAAGAATAAACTAATCACACGAGACACAAAGATTTACGTGAAAAACCCTTTGATGTGAAGAGTAAAGTACCACAAGGACTAAAAGCTCCACTATAAACACCAAGAGTTACAAAATTGTTCTCCAAAATTGGCCACAAAACAAGTGTCAAACAACGAgcaacaacaaaacaagattgcACCAAAACTAGAGAATTAAAGGAGAGATTTCACCCAAAAAGGAGCTACTGTTCACGCCCCAAAATCAGAAGCTACAGACCTCCAAATCAGATCTTCACCGTTGAATTACAAGAATCTGATTCTGAAAACGCCTAGGTCAAATTTAAGAACGATTCAACGGTTAGCGAAGCGGTAAACTCTGTTTGAAGCGGACTGCCTGAGCAGAAAATTTCTTGAAGCAAAAATgagatttttctctctttctctcaatCTCTTAAACGgatatctcttgatttttctctcttctgTTTCTGAAAATAAGACCTAAATATGCCTTATATATGCCACATAATATTGGGCTTATGGGCTAAAGTGTGCTGATCCTAataagacttttatttatccacataggaAGGGAAAAATATATCCTAAACCCAACAGTGGCCAACTTCTATTTCCCCAAGGTCTATAAGGAAGACTATCTGATCCACGACCTACCCAAGCCTTTACGACCCAAAGTCTAGAGTGAGGCCAGTTCAATTGCAATACCCCAGGGGCTGATAAGCATGCTGACCTTTGCCTGAAAAGCCCCTATTACAAGATTGGGACCCATTGTAGCTACCCTGAAAGTGAGCCCTCTTANGAGATTTCACCCAAAAAGGAGCTACTGTTCACGCCCCAAAATCAGAAGCTACAGAAGTCCAAATCCGATCTTCACCGTTGAATTGCAAGAATCTGATTCTGAAAACGCCTAGGTCAAATTTAAGAACGATCCAACGATTGACGAAGCGGTAAACTCTGTTTGAAGCAGACTGCCTGAGCAGAAAATTTCTTGAAGCAAAAACGggatttttctctctttctctcaatCTCTTAAACGgatatctcttgatttttctctcttgtgTTTCTGAAATAAGACCTAAATATGCCTTATATATGCCACATAATATTGGGCTTATGGGCTAAAGTGTGCTGATCCTAAcaagatttttatttattcacatAGGAAGGGGAAAAAAGATCCTAAACCCAACAGTGGCCAACCTCTATTTCCCCAAGGTCTATAAGGAAGACTATCTGATCCACGACCTACCCAAGCCTTTACAACCCAAAGTCTAGAGTGAGGCCAGTTCAGTTGCAATACCCCAGGGGCTGATAAGCATGCTGACCTTTGCCTGAAAAGCCCATATTACAAGATTGGGACCCATTGTAGCTACCATGAAAGTGAGTCCTCTTATCGTTGCTCCCACAGGCCTCACGATAGAGCTCCAACATAGTCCGAGCATGCTCAACTACATCTAAAAAGGACCTACCTACTAATATCAAGGACTCTAAAGCAATCCAGAGCAAGAGTCTCAAACCTTGAAGAAAACATCAAACTTTTTCCTCCTCTATGGGAAGAATCATAGTGGCATGTCCGGAGAGCTCATGGAAATATGTTTCATACTCTGACACTAACATGGTGCCCTACTCCAGCCTAGAAAACTGATCCCTAAATCTTTCCTTAATGCTGCGAGGTATGAAGTTGGCCAAGAAGGCCTCAGAAAAATGTACCCAAGCTAGGAGAGGTTATCCAGCTGGTCTACACTCCATATATACAAACACCACCACTACTTGGCGGGTCAGTCTAGCTGATAAGACATGTAGTCTACCCTCTAGACTCAACAAGGACTAGTGTGTATAATCGATCATGGAAATTGGTCAAGAACTTGTGAGCCTCCTCACTTGTAGTCCATGAAAACCTTGGAGGAGACattctcaaaaattggcctAGCATTTTATTCTCCTCAACTGACATGGCGTCTTTGACTACTATCAGCTGAGCCACCAGAGGTACTGATGGTACCTCTACCTGGGGTGCCACAACGACATCTTGTGCTCCTGCACCTGCTGGGGTCTGTTGCATACACCCTAACACCGCTAGAAGCTGAGCAATGACCATATGTATCCCGATGCAACTGCAGGCCTAGGTGCTGGTTGGTCTGGCCTTGGGCCCACTAGGTTTGGAGGAATAGGCATCTGTTAGGGCTCAATGACCAGATCAGGGTTCACATATCTACCCTAATTTCAGGGGGGTGTTGCCGCTCATGCACAACCTCAGGGTCGACCTCTAACTCTACCCCTAATTGGGCTCTATTTGTCGGACTAGGAGAATCGTCCTATCTGTGGCACCTCTCCTGCGCTACATCTTTGAAAGAATGAAACAAATGAGAATTTTAGAAACACACAGGACTAAGGACACATGATATAGAATCAAATGAAATTAGAATCTTCTTAAAGATGACCtatagcctcccgaagatagaATACAAACATCTTCGCACCGATCCGCAGGACACTACTAGACATTAGCTTCGCACTATCTGCATTGGTGACCTAGGACTATGATACCAACTTGCCACGATCCAAAAACTAGGGTCATGATAACACCTACCAAGACCCTCTAGTAGATAAGCCTAAAAAGATTTATCAGAATATGCCATAGGATGATGAATATCAAAGAGGCCTCCATATTTTTGACTAACCTACTAGTTGTGCAAGAGTTATAAtgtatgtattatttattatgtgAATTCATAATGCGAGGAATTGATCCTCCCCACAACCGCACAAAAGCAAAAAATCTTTCTTGATGAAAATGGACTCTCTTTGGAGGCAAGGGGCATATTATGCATGAACAAGCTACAACTGACCAACTTTTAGAGAAGGGTGAAGAAACATTTATGCTGGACTTTGATCCTCCCTGAGTGGATggattccattttttttaaaaggaaaaaagaacaaagaaaagagagaaggtCATGCAAAAGCATTGGTTGGTAAGTATAGTACTTCTTAttctagtaaaaaaaatatgtatgatATCACTGATTTCTCTGTTTAACTTTGtcaacatataaaataaaggCTTTGATCCTTAAATAAACATACATATATTAAGACAAATCCATTAAAAGGAATGCCCAAATAATGCTCATGGAGTAACAACGCCCATAAActtaaaaatcacaaaatagaCATAATCCATGCCAAGTAATCCACTTTGTGGCAGTTTTATTTCTTTAGGTACTTCTTATAATCCCCTCTTCTCCCATAGTAATTTTGTTTATGGCATTCTTAATTGGATAAGACGCCTCCATTGCAATTCCACATTTGCCAGAATTTGTGGCTTCTATATTCTTCTCCATTTTGATGTAGCCATCTTCCCCCCAATTAGTGCCCCATGAGTTCCTCACAATCCAATAGTCCACTCCGTTTTCTGTGCCATAGCCAACCACCACCACACCGTGGTCCAATTGCGTTCCGCATTTTCCAGTAAATATGCCCTGACGACATAGAAACGTATTCAAGATTTTAAGTCAGCAAATGCATAATATGGAGTAATTAACATATTCACTAtgattttaggaataaaatttcaagatgataaAATATACGAAAATTTATCACTACCTGATAGAGTATCGAGGTTGATTCGAATAAACTCTTGACTCAAGTATCACCAAgcaatttcaaaaaagaaaataacggttgaagcataattaaatatattgttGGTGGTAGAGTCATATTAATATCAAAATACTGGAGTGCAATATATTAGTGGACATAAAAGTGAAGATAATATATAGTGTCATTATTTTGTATAACTCATGTGATCATTATGACTTATTGAACGAATGTGTTTTTTTGATGGAGCTTCAGAatcaatattttattcaaaatttgttGTCAGACTGTATTTTCTAGAAAAGATATTATATTATTGAATAGGTGTATATTCTACCGTAGAGGACCTAGAGAACAAAATATCTATTCCTTAAACTtgaatagttattttttattttatttttcaactgtAATTCATGATAATTTGATCTAGATAtacattttctcaaaactcttttaatgcttcattttgtatatatttttttttgtttccataGGTACGAGAATAACGAAGTTAGTTCCTCATATAATCGATGAACTTTATTTACTATaacagttaaaaaaaaaatttaagattataaaagGCTTATGAATATTTACCGAGGAGTAAAGCTGAAAAGCCCTGCCTGAAGCTTCAATGGCTACGCTAATAGGTTGATGCGCTACAGCCTTCTCAAGTGCCTTTTCATTTGCTGGCACGTCTTCATAATCATCTATGCTCACAACCTTTGCATTCTTCTGtcacatttcaaattaaatttatgagTAAATTGAACATTGGAACTATGGTCAATTGAACATCCGAACCCATGatagaatattttattatagtaaaacctctctaaattaatataggcgggatcataaaatattattattttatagaggtattatttaatcgataaattaatatttattaatttaatgagTGTTTCGACACTGAAAAAATTGTTCAGGATGAAATctcaaagaaattgaaaaaacccacttgtgaaaacgtcattcatgaacttgaggtcatgatCAATGATCTCGGTACCGCGATAAAATGGACGTTAAAGTTGTGGgtgaaaatgatacatgttTAGAAGTACAGAGCTTAGAAAAAATTGTGGATATCATTGGAAAAACAATGTTAACGATAAAGTTGAAGATAATACAATACCTTTGAAACTAGTTACGCATAAAGAAACATTTGCATCTAGAACTCatcacaattttatggtgcaaTTAGAAAAGATAACACCAAAAATTTTGGATGTAAttagaaaagttagagatgagcttcaattagtttaaatttgaacaaaaaaacaGAACATAAtcgaatcatatttcactaaattttcttagatatatttgtacttttaaggaattattaatttataatattaatgggtcatatatttatataggggtcttctgaaaatatattatcttattatcttatcgaaatgagTGAATTTTTTCATTGGCCCAAGCAGGGACGGGAGGAAATTATTAtcttagagagattattaattaatcaaatattaatttagtgaggttttactatatatgcatatatattaGACACTttctattcaaattttaaaataaactcgTGCATGTGTTCTCAGGCACTATTGTGTAGATTAGTTAATCACCTAAGATATGGCCAAATACTCACTTTGAACGGACTAtaatttgaatatctaaatGAAATTTACTGATGTATATTCAACGAAATTAGTAAACCTACCCGAACAAGATCACATTTGTGGTCGATGCCCTTGTAAGGATAGTGAGATTCAGTGTCAATACCACCATTGGATATGATAAATTGAAAAGCATAATCCATAAGGCCACCATTGCAACCATCATTATACATTGTGTCACAATCTACTAATTCTTGCTCAGATAAGGTGATCATTTCTCCTGTTGCTATTTGGTTTATGCCTTCTACTGCAGCTACTGTTGAGAAGGCCCAACAGCTCCCTGtaaatcaaaatgatcaaaACACCTCTATTCAAAGGTACATAGTGATAACAATGCTAAGTTATTAGAGAAATcacactttttatttatataggtttaatttattttttttgtgttttcaaCGCGCTACACTATTAAAGAGAATCACTATTTTTCCACCGAAAATTGTTCAGTAACTAATTCCACAGATATTTTTGATTGAATCGATCAAAAATATCTATTTCCCATCATGTATTTGTTCAGTGAGCTGGTTCGATGTTAAATGAGTGGAAAAATCATGTTCTATAACACAAATTTCTCACTAATTTCCGGTGgaaaaaacttttgtttataGTAGTGGTGCGAGCATGATTCTTTTTGATAAGCAAAGTATGCATGTGGAGATCCATTTTTTATAATGGATGACAGCGTGACTCGAATGCATGTCTCCTAATATCATGTCAGATAAGATAATCTAAAAGTTTAAGCTATtagaaagaatatattttagttacttaaagatattttgtaaaaaagGTTACATCCTACACTTATAGCAAGTATAAGAATAgactc from the Solanum stenotomum isolate F172 unplaced genomic scaffold, ASM1918654v1 scaffold32644, whole genome shotgun sequence genome contains:
- the LOC125852151 gene encoding cysteine proteinase RD21A-like; this translates as MITLSEQELVDCDTMYNDGCNGGLMDYAFQFIISNGGIDTESHYPYKGIDHKCDLVRKNAKVVSIDDYEDVPANEKALEKAVAHQPISVAIEASGRAFQLYSSGIFTGKCGTQLDHGVVVVGYGTENGVDYWIVRNSWGTNWGEDGYIKMEKNIEATNSGKCGIAMEASYPIKNAINKITMGEEGIIRST